In the genome of Sphingomonas naphthae, one region contains:
- the rfbA gene encoding glucose-1-phosphate thymidylyltransferase RfbA: MKGIILAGGAGMRLRPMTQVITKQLLPIYDKPMIYYPLSTLMLAGIRDVLLISTPRDIPAFRTLLGDGAQWGISIDYAEQPSPDGLAQAYTIGARFVDRQPSALILGDNLFYGHGITDLFRSATNRRQGATVFAYHVKDPERYGVVEFDRQMRPLSIVEKPARPTSNWAVTGLYFYDGRVVDIAADLRPSARGELEITDINAAYLARGDLSVEVMGRGFTWLDAGTPDSLLDAAELVRTLETRQGFKIACPEEIAFRQGFIDAADLERLAAALGNSDYADYLRNTVLGE; this comes from the coding sequence TTGAAGGGCATCATCCTCGCCGGCGGCGCCGGCATGCGCCTGCGCCCGATGACGCAGGTCATCACCAAGCAGCTGCTGCCGATCTACGACAAGCCGATGATCTATTATCCGCTCTCGACGCTGATGCTGGCCGGCATCCGCGACGTGCTGCTCATCTCCACCCCGCGCGACATTCCCGCCTTCCGCACCCTGCTCGGCGATGGCGCGCAATGGGGCATTTCGATCGATTATGCCGAACAGCCCTCACCCGACGGACTGGCACAAGCCTATACGATCGGCGCGCGCTTCGTCGACCGCCAGCCATCGGCGCTGATCCTCGGCGACAATCTCTTCTACGGGCACGGCATCACCGATCTGTTCAGGTCGGCGACCAACCGCCGCCAGGGCGCCACGGTCTTCGCCTATCACGTCAAGGATCCCGAACGATATGGCGTGGTCGAGTTCGACCGGCAGATGCGCCCGCTTTCGATCGTCGAGAAACCCGCCCGGCCCACCTCCAACTGGGCGGTGACCGGCCTCTATTTCTACGACGGGCGGGTCGTCGATATAGCCGCCGATCTCCGCCCGTCGGCACGCGGCGAACTGGAGATTACCGACATTAACGCCGCCTATCTCGCGCGCGGCGATCTGTCGGTCGAGGTGATGGGGCGCGGATTTACCTGGCTCGACGCGGGCACGCCCGACAGCCTGCTCGACGCCGCCGAACTGGTGCGGACGCTGGAAACGCGACAGGGCTTCAAGATCGCCTGTCCCGAGGAAATCGCGTTCCGCCAGGGCTTCATCGACGCGGCCGATCTGGAGCGACTAGCCGCCGCACTCGGCAACAGCGACTATGCCGATTATCTGCGGAATACCGTGCTGGGCGAATGA
- the rfbB gene encoding dTDP-glucose 4,6-dehydratase, with translation MKIMVTGGAGFIGSALILHLIDESDHHILNFDALTYAGVAASLAPVAAHPRYRFVRGDVCDARAVAGAIAGFQPDVIAHLAAESHVDRSIDGPAAFVQTNLIGTFTMLEQALAYWQGLDAPRRAAFRFHHISTDEVFGSLGDSGAFTEDSAYDPRSPYSATKAGADHLVRAWGHTYGLPVLLTNCSNNYGPRQFPEKLIPLTILRAIGGDTLPVYGDGRQVRDWLHVEDHARALRRVFEAGVPGETYNVGGGAERFNIDVVQTICAALDEQQPLGHDFSYAAQIRHVADRPGHDRRYAIDASRIRAELGWAPRETFAGGISRTVAWYLAHPHWWAPLVDRGDATERRGVLSA, from the coding sequence TTGAAGATCATGGTGACAGGAGGCGCGGGATTCATCGGATCGGCGCTGATCCTCCACCTGATCGACGAGAGCGATCACCACATCCTCAACTTCGACGCGCTGACCTACGCCGGCGTCGCGGCCTCGCTCGCGCCGGTCGCGGCGCATCCGCGCTATCGCTTCGTCCGGGGCGACGTGTGCGATGCCCGGGCGGTGGCGGGCGCCATCGCCGGTTTCCAGCCCGACGTGATCGCCCACCTCGCCGCCGAGAGCCATGTCGATCGTTCGATCGACGGCCCGGCCGCCTTCGTCCAGACCAACCTGATCGGCACCTTCACGATGCTGGAACAGGCGCTGGCCTATTGGCAGGGCCTCGACGCGCCACGCCGTGCCGCCTTCCGCTTCCACCACATCTCCACCGACGAGGTTTTTGGTTCGCTCGGCGACAGTGGCGCCTTCACCGAGGACAGCGCCTACGATCCGCGCTCGCCTTATTCCGCCACCAAGGCGGGCGCCGACCATCTCGTCCGCGCCTGGGGCCATACCTACGGCCTGCCGGTGCTGCTCACCAATTGCTCGAACAATTACGGCCCTCGCCAATTCCCCGAGAAACTGATCCCGCTCACCATCCTGCGCGCCATCGGCGGGGATACGCTGCCGGTCTATGGCGATGGCCGGCAGGTGCGCGATTGGCTGCATGTCGAGGATCATGCCCGCGCGCTGCGCCGGGTGTTCGAGGCGGGCGTGCCGGGTGAGACCTACAATGTCGGCGGCGGTGCCGAGCGGTTCAATATCGACGTGGTCCAGACGATCTGCGCCGCGCTCGACGAGCAGCAACCTCTTGGCCACGACTTCAGCTATGCCGCGCAGATCCGCCACGTCGCCGACAGGCCGGGCCACGACCGCCGCTACGCGATCGACGCCAGCCGGATCCGCGCCGAACTCGGCTGGGCACCGCGGGAGACGTTCGCCGGCGGCATCTCGCGCACGGTCGCCTGGTATCTTGCCCATCCGCATTGGTGGGCGCCGCTCGTCGACCGGGGGGACGCAACCGAACGCCGGGGCGTCCTGTCCGCATGA
- a CDS encoding ribonuclease R family protein codes for MTRTIKPGLPSRQQILDFIAKSDTPAGKRELAKAFGLHGADKIALKALLKDMADEGLIDSAPGRAFHKMGGVPKVTVLRIVDIDGATAFATPENWQAESPPPKLRVIERGKRQSALAIGDRILARTEEAGQGYVAHPMKKLARGEELVLGVLHREGDRLWLKPVDKRERRELMVSDAGKAEVGDLVLAEKAGRPPRITARVTERLGDPFQPRSFSLIAIHKFGIPDHFSEGTLEEAEAVAKLRLGDRREDLRHLPIVAIDPVDARDHDDAVWAAPDDDPANPGGFKAVVAIADVSFYVRPGSALDREARRRGNSVYFPDRVVPMLPEILSADVCSLKEEVDRAALVCHLTIGADGNLKAWSFTRAVVRLAANIAYEDAQAAIDGTMPHPLTETALRPLWACWTALKAARDRREPLDLDLPERRVVLDEKGRIMSVAARERLDAHRLIEDYMIAANVAAAKALEAKKAPVMYRVHEVPSREKLVALKEYLDTFGISFALGQVIKPAVFNAIIGKLGESDDRQLIMEQVLRSQTQAYYGPANMGHFGLALGSYAHFTSPIRRYADLLVHRSLVGAYGLEQGKPSVAAAQPKTTLSEEDAGAMDRIGQTISAAERRAMEAERETIDRYVAAFLSTRVGEVMTTRITGVREFGFFATVEGLGGDGLVPVSTLGIERFRYDEAARALEGEQTGDRYATGQTLELRLVEANPISGALRFELPEGANHMPMRRGGKDRRPVGRRGRPPGIRHKGGKR; via the coding sequence ATGACGCGCACCATCAAGCCGGGTCTCCCCAGCCGGCAGCAGATCCTCGATTTCATCGCGAAGAGCGATACGCCGGCGGGCAAACGCGAGCTGGCCAAGGCTTTCGGCCTGCACGGCGCCGACAAGATCGCGCTGAAGGCGTTGCTGAAGGACATGGCCGACGAGGGGCTGATCGATTCGGCGCCCGGCCGCGCCTTCCACAAGATGGGCGGGGTGCCCAAGGTCACGGTGCTGCGGATCGTCGACATCGATGGCGCCACCGCCTTTGCCACGCCCGAGAATTGGCAGGCCGAAAGCCCCCCGCCGAAGTTGCGCGTGATCGAGCGCGGCAAGCGCCAGTCGGCGCTCGCCATCGGCGACCGTATCCTGGCGCGTACCGAGGAAGCGGGGCAGGGCTATGTCGCCCATCCGATGAAGAAGCTGGCGCGCGGCGAGGAGCTGGTGCTGGGCGTCCTCCACCGCGAGGGCGACCGGCTGTGGCTCAAGCCCGTCGACAAGCGCGAGCGGCGCGAGCTGATGGTGTCCGACGCGGGCAAGGCCGAGGTCGGCGACCTGGTGCTGGCGGAAAAGGCCGGCCGCCCGCCGCGCATCACCGCGCGGGTCACCGAACGGCTGGGCGATCCCTTCCAGCCGCGCAGCTTCAGCCTGATCGCGATCCACAAATTCGGCATTCCCGATCATTTCAGCGAGGGCACGCTGGAGGAGGCGGAGGCGGTCGCGAAGCTCAGGCTGGGCGACAGGCGCGAGGATCTGCGCCACCTGCCGATCGTCGCGATCGATCCGGTCGACGCGCGCGACCATGACGATGCGGTATGGGCCGCGCCCGACGACGACCCCGCCAACCCCGGTGGCTTCAAGGCGGTGGTCGCCATCGCCGACGTCAGCTTCTACGTCCGCCCCGGCTCCGCGCTGGATCGCGAGGCGCGGCGGCGCGGCAACAGCGTCTATTTCCCCGATCGGGTCGTGCCGATGCTGCCCGAAATCCTTTCGGCCGACGTCTGCTCGCTCAAGGAGGAGGTCGATCGCGCCGCGCTTGTCTGCCACCTGACGATCGGGGCGGACGGCAATCTCAAGGCCTGGTCCTTCACCCGCGCGGTCGTGCGGCTGGCGGCCAATATCGCCTATGAGGACGCGCAGGCCGCGATCGACGGCACCATGCCCCATCCGCTGACCGAAACCGCCCTGCGCCCGCTCTGGGCCTGCTGGACGGCGCTGAAGGCGGCGCGCGACCGGCGCGAGCCGCTCGATCTCGATCTGCCCGAGCGACGGGTGGTGCTGGACGAGAAGGGGCGGATCATGTCGGTCGCGGCGCGCGAGCGGCTCGATGCCCACCGGCTGATCGAGGATTATATGATCGCCGCCAACGTGGCTGCGGCCAAGGCGCTGGAGGCCAAGAAGGCGCCGGTGATGTACCGCGTCCACGAGGTGCCGAGCCGCGAGAAACTGGTCGCGCTGAAGGAGTATCTCGACACGTTCGGCATCAGCTTCGCGCTGGGGCAGGTCATCAAGCCGGCGGTGTTCAACGCCATCATCGGCAAGCTCGGCGAGAGCGACGACCGCCAGCTCATCATGGAACAGGTGCTGCGATCGCAGACCCAGGCCTATTACGGCCCGGCCAACATGGGCCATTTCGGCCTCGCGCTGGGCAGCTACGCCCATTTCACCAGCCCGATCCGCCGCTATGCCGATCTGCTGGTGCATCGATCGCTGGTGGGCGCCTACGGGCTGGAACAGGGCAAGCCCTCGGTCGCCGCCGCGCAGCCCAAGACCACGCTGAGCGAGGAGGATGCCGGCGCGATGGACCGGATCGGCCAGACGATCTCGGCCGCCGAGCGCCGCGCGATGGAGGCCGAGCGCGAGACGATCGACCGCTACGTCGCCGCCTTCCTCTCGACCCGCGTGGGCGAGGTGATGACGACGCGGATCACCGGCGTGCGCGAGTTCGGCTTCTTCGCCACGGTGGAGGGGCTGGGCGGCGACGGCCTCGTGCCGGTCTCGACCCTGGGCATCGAACGCTTCCGCTACGACGAGGCCGCCCGCGCGCTGGAGGGCGAGCAGACCGGCGACCGCTATGCCACCGGGCAGACGCTGGAGCTCCGGCTGGTGGAGGCCAACCCGATCAGCGGCGCGCTGCGCTTCGAGCTGCCGGAGGGCGCGAACCACATGCCGATGCGGCGCGGCGGCAAGGATCGCCGGCCGGTCGGGCGGCGGGGGCGGCCACCGGGGATACGGCACAAGGGTGGGAAGCGATGA
- a CDS encoding VOC family protein, whose product MIHHVSVGTNDIAKGRAFYDAVLPILGMALMKADDTAGHYGSGHLVISVQRPIDGAPATVGNGSHIAFDAEDRAMVDAFYAAAMANGGSSDGAPGIRAEYDDHYYGAFVRDPDGNKIEALTFASK is encoded by the coding sequence ATGATCCACCATGTTTCGGTCGGTACGAACGACATCGCCAAGGGCCGCGCCTTTTACGACGCGGTGCTACCGATCCTCGGTATGGCATTGATGAAGGCGGACGATACGGCGGGCCATTATGGCAGCGGGCACCTCGTTATCAGCGTGCAGAGGCCGATCGATGGCGCGCCCGCGACGGTGGGTAACGGCAGCCACATCGCCTTCGATGCCGAGGATCGCGCGATGGTCGATGCTTTCTATGCCGCCGCGATGGCCAACGGCGGCAGCAGCGACGGCGCCCCCGGCATTCGCGCGGAGTATGACGACCATTACTACGGCGCCTTCGTCCGCGATCCCGATGGCAACAAGATCGAGGCGCTCACCTTCGCCTCGAAGTGA
- the rpsF gene encoding 30S ribosomal protein S6, with product MALYEHVFLARQDLAQAQVDALAEAATKIVTDNNGKVVKTETWGLRGLAYRIAKNRKAHYVMLEIDAPTGVVAELERQTAINEDVIRYMTVRVDALEQGPSAMMRRNERDGRRGERGDRGDRGPREDRGPREDRPRRDRDEERQG from the coding sequence ATGGCTCTCTACGAGCATGTGTTTCTCGCACGTCAGGATCTGGCCCAGGCCCAGGTCGACGCGCTGGCGGAAGCCGCTACCAAGATCGTGACCGACAACAACGGCAAGGTCGTCAAGACCGAGACCTGGGGCCTGCGCGGCCTCGCCTATCGGATCGCGAAGAACCGCAAGGCGCATTACGTCATGCTCGAGATCGACGCGCCCACCGGCGTCGTCGCCGAGCTGGAGCGCCAGACCGCGATCAACGAAGACGTGATCCGCTACATGACCGTTCGCGTCGATGCGCTGGAGCAGGGCCCCTCGGCCATGATGCGCCGCAACGAGCGTGACGGCCGCCGCGGCGAGCGCGGCGACCGTGGTGATCGTGGCCCCCGCGAGGACCGTGGTCCGCGTGAGGATCGTCCCCGTCGCGATCGCGACGAAGAGCGCCAGGGCTAA
- the rpsR gene encoding 30S ribosomal protein S18, whose protein sequence is MARPFFRRRKSCPFSAKDAPRIDYKDVRLLQGFVSERGKIVPSRITAVSAKKQRELAQAIKRARHLGLLPYLVK, encoded by the coding sequence ATGGCACGCCCCTTTTTCCGCCGCCGCAAGAGCTGCCCCTTCTCCGCGAAGGATGCCCCCCGGATCGACTATAAGGACGTCCGGCTGTTGCAGGGCTTCGTGTCCGAGCGTGGCAAGATCGTTCCGAGCCGCATCACCGCGGTTTCGGCCAAGAAGCAGCGCGAACTCGCCCAGGCGATCAAGCGCGCTCGTCACCTGGGCCTGCTGCCCTACCTCGTTAAGTAA
- a CDS encoding fructose bisphosphate aldolase: MSDATMLEKVGSGKGFIAALDQSGGSTPKALKGYGVEDSAWSDEAGMYGLIHDMRSRIITSPSFTGEKVLGAILFERTMDGQVDGKPTPQALIDKGVVPFIKIDKGLEDEANGVQMMKPMPELDALLAKSKALGVFGTKERSVINLANREGIAAIVKQQIEIGLQVLAGGLVPMLEPEVNIKSAERAEIDQILLEELLKGLDAMPGTEKVMLKLSIPETSGLYTPLVEHPRVLRVVALSGGYARPEACVELAKNPGMIASFSRALLEDLRFQMTDEEFDASLGEAIDAIYDASVNKTA, encoded by the coding sequence ATGAGCGACGCGACGATGTTGGAGAAGGTTGGCAGCGGCAAGGGCTTCATCGCCGCGCTCGACCAGTCGGGCGGTTCCACGCCCAAGGCGCTCAAGGGCTATGGCGTCGAGGATAGCGCCTGGTCGGACGAGGCGGGCATGTACGGCCTGATCCACGACATGCGCAGCCGTATCATCACCTCGCCGTCCTTCACGGGCGAGAAGGTGCTGGGCGCGATCCTGTTCGAGCGCACGATGGACGGGCAGGTCGATGGCAAGCCGACCCCGCAGGCGCTGATCGACAAGGGCGTGGTGCCCTTCATCAAGATCGACAAGGGCCTCGAGGACGAGGCCAATGGCGTGCAGATGATGAAGCCGATGCCGGAGCTGGACGCGCTGCTCGCCAAGTCGAAGGCGCTGGGCGTGTTCGGCACCAAGGAGCGCTCGGTCATCAACCTCGCCAACCGCGAGGGCATCGCCGCGATCGTCAAGCAGCAGATCGAGATCGGCCTCCAGGTTCTCGCCGGCGGCCTCGTGCCGATGCTGGAGCCGGAAGTGAACATCAAGAGCGCCGAGCGCGCCGAGATCGACCAGATCCTGCTGGAAGAGCTGCTCAAGGGCCTCGATGCGATGCCCGGCACCGAGAAGGTGATGCTCAAGCTCTCGATCCCCGAGACGTCGGGCCTCTACACCCCGTTGGTCGAGCATCCCCGCGTGTTGCGCGTCGTGGCACTTTCGGGCGGCTATGCCCGCCCTGAAGCCTGCGTGGAGCTGGCCAAGAACCCCGGCATGATCGCCAGCTTCAGCCGCGCGCTGCTGGAAGACCTGCGCTTCCAGATGACCGACGAGGAATTCGACGCCTCGCTGGGCGAGGCGATCGACGCCATCTACGACGCTTCGGTCAACAAGACGGCCTGA
- the thiE gene encoding thiamine phosphate synthase — protein MTEDLDDDALTLDPGFADRFERDPRRPACQLYLISPPAIDAGFADRLAAALDAGPVAAFQLRLKGIDDHAIARLAEPVQRLCADHEVAFIINDSMGLAKRLGADGVHLGQDDGDPRDARALLGPTAQIGVTCHDSRHLAMEAGEAGADYVAFGAFYPTATKDARHRAEPSILGWWTTLFEPPCVAIGGITPDNAAPLVAAGADFLAVSGAVWNGPGGEAAVVKRFAALLGG, from the coding sequence ATGACCGAAGATCTTGACGACGACGCCCTCACCCTGGACCCCGGCTTCGCCGACCGTTTCGAGCGCGATCCGCGCCGGCCGGCGTGCCAGCTGTATCTGATCTCGCCGCCGGCGATCGACGCGGGGTTCGCCGATCGGCTCGCCGCCGCCCTCGATGCCGGGCCGGTCGCGGCGTTTCAGTTGCGCCTCAAGGGGATCGACGACCACGCCATCGCCCGCCTCGCCGAGCCGGTGCAGCGGCTGTGCGCCGACCATGAGGTGGCGTTCATCATCAACGACAGCATGGGCCTCGCCAAGCGGCTGGGTGCGGACGGCGTCCACCTCGGCCAGGACGATGGCGACCCGCGCGACGCCCGCGCGCTGCTGGGGCCGACCGCGCAGATCGGCGTGACCTGTCACGACAGCCGCCACCTCGCGATGGAAGCGGGCGAGGCGGGGGCCGACTATGTCGCGTTCGGCGCTTTCTACCCGACGGCCACCAAGGACGCGCGCCACCGCGCCGAACCTTCGATCCTGGGCTGGTGGACCACCCTGTTCGAGCCGCCCTGCGTCGCGATCGGCGGCATCACCCCCGACAATGCCGCGCCGCTGGTGGCCGCTGGTGCCGACTTCCTCGCGGTATCCGGGGCGGTGTGGAATGGGCCGGGGGGCGAGGCGGCGGTGGTGAAGCGGTTCGCGGCACTGCTGGGCGGCTGA
- a CDS encoding putative quinol monooxygenase, with product MTPDRRGFLAGTLAAAAIGASSSGAAAAATHTAATPMHGLIGRMTAKPGTRDQLIAILLEGTGAMPGCLSYIVAKDPADADAIWITEVWDSKASHAASLSLPAVKAAIAKGRPLIAGFDKGQETVPVGGHGLVR from the coding sequence ATGACCCCCGATCGCCGCGGCTTCCTCGCCGGAACGCTGGCCGCCGCGGCGATCGGGGCATCTTCTTCGGGCGCGGCGGCGGCGGCCACTCACACCGCCGCTACGCCGATGCACGGCCTGATCGGCCGGATGACCGCCAAGCCGGGCACCCGCGACCAGCTGATCGCGATTCTGCTGGAAGGCACCGGCGCGATGCCGGGATGCCTGAGCTACATCGTCGCGAAAGACCCGGCCGATGCCGACGCGATCTGGATCACCGAAGTGTGGGACAGCAAGGCGAGCCACGCCGCGTCGCTGTCGCTGCCGGCGGTGAAGGCGGCGATCGCCAAGGGCCGGCCCCTGATCGCGGGATTCGACAAGGGGCAGGAGACGGTGCCGGTGGGCGGGCACGGGTTGGTGCGCTGA
- a CDS encoding NADPH-dependent FMN reductase yields the protein MAGSSTETALMLALASAERQGAETRAFGAAHLTALPHYLTPEQRASAEGRDLVEAIRRADGVIIASPGYHGSISGLVKNALDYIEDTAKDARVYLDGIPVGLIVTAYGWQATGSTLATMRSIVHALRGFPTPLGAAINSSGGIFKDGACSDPGAANQLDLVGRQVAEFARLRMSDPSVTETAA from the coding sequence ATGGCCGGCTCCTCCACCGAGACCGCGCTGATGCTCGCGCTGGCCTCGGCCGAGCGACAGGGCGCGGAGACGCGGGCCTTCGGCGCGGCGCACCTCACCGCCCTCCCCCACTACCTCACGCCCGAGCAGCGCGCCTCGGCCGAGGGCAGGGATCTGGTCGAGGCGATCCGCCGCGCCGACGGCGTCATCATCGCCAGCCCCGGCTATCACGGCTCGATCTCCGGCCTGGTCAAGAACGCGCTCGACTATATCGAGGATACCGCCAAGGACGCGCGGGTCTATCTCGACGGCATCCCCGTGGGCCTGATCGTCACCGCCTACGGCTGGCAGGCGACCGGATCGACGCTCGCCACGATGCGCTCGATCGTCCACGCGCTGCGCGGCTTCCCGACCCCGCTGGGCGCCGCGATCAACAGTTCGGGCGGCATCTTCAAGGATGGCGCGTGCAGCGATCCGGGTGCCGCCAACCAGCTCGATCTGGTCGGCCGGCAGGTGGCGGAATTCGCCCGCCTCAGGATGAGCGACCCCAGCGTGACCGAAACGGCGGCCTGA
- a CDS encoding serine hydrolase domain-containing protein produces MSEASESPPPQSRPPAPVPGFNWGNAAEIVVAMLFVAAVLAVGVRFAGSEPERVAIGRAGPAPAVTAPRLPAVAAAAVPAPQQVTPGAPLPPNPSTIDIAFLDGRIRQLMNRKDMVGLGVVVVEDGAVRYLKGFGSTGGEGEPGSGAVTPNTVFRWASVSKGVAATMVAKLAEEGKLSLSDPVSRWSSSLKLPGDDQNVATVTQLLSQRLGIVKNAYDDKLEDNEDPRAIRTMLGGLDRFCRPGQCWTYQNVAYDAASEVVQKATGVDYGDAVRQSLFLPLGMKSASTTREGLVSARSWARPHIGQRTLEVKEAYYRVPAAGGVNSSIADLGRWMQAQMGMRNDVLDEQLLWTIHLPRIETARRSRAQADVAMEDGRYALGWRNHVYRGHRLVGHRGAVSGYRSLILFDPALRTGIAMLWNSQSPKPPGLPLELFDMVYKLPRHDWMDLAG; encoded by the coding sequence ATGAGTGAAGCGTCCGAATCCCCGCCCCCCCAGTCCCGTCCGCCCGCACCCGTCCCCGGCTTCAACTGGGGCAATGCGGCCGAGATCGTCGTCGCCATGCTGTTCGTCGCGGCCGTGCTGGCCGTCGGCGTGCGCTTCGCCGGGAGCGAGCCCGAGCGGGTCGCGATCGGCCGGGCCGGGCCGGCGCCCGCCGTCACTGCGCCGCGTTTGCCGGCGGTCGCCGCCGCCGCCGTGCCCGCGCCGCAGCAGGTGACGCCGGGCGCGCCGCTGCCGCCCAATCCCTCCACGATCGACATCGCCTTCCTCGACGGGCGCATCCGCCAGCTCATGAACCGCAAGGACATGGTCGGGCTGGGCGTGGTCGTCGTCGAGGACGGCGCGGTGCGCTACCTCAAGGGCTTCGGGTCGACCGGCGGTGAGGGCGAGCCCGGCAGCGGCGCCGTGACGCCCAACACCGTGTTCCGCTGGGCGTCGGTCTCCAAGGGCGTCGCCGCGACGATGGTCGCCAAGCTGGCGGAGGAGGGCAAGCTCAGCCTGTCCGATCCTGTCTCGCGCTGGTCCTCGTCGCTGAAGCTGCCCGGCGACGACCAGAATGTCGCCACCGTCACCCAATTGCTCTCCCAGCGCCTCGGCATCGTGAAGAATGCCTATGACGACAAATTGGAGGACAATGAGGATCCGCGCGCCATCCGCACGATGCTGGGCGGGCTCGATCGCTTCTGCCGCCCCGGCCAGTGCTGGACGTACCAGAATGTCGCCTACGATGCCGCGAGCGAGGTGGTGCAAAAGGCGACCGGCGTGGATTATGGCGATGCCGTCCGCCAGTCGCTGTTCCTGCCGCTCGGCATGAAAAGCGCCAGCACCACGCGCGAGGGGCTGGTGAGCGCCCGAAGCTGGGCGCGCCCGCACATCGGCCAGCGCACGCTGGAGGTGAAGGAAGCCTATTATCGCGTGCCGGCGGCCGGCGGGGTCAATTCCTCGATCGCCGATCTCGGCCGCTGGATGCAGGCGCAGATGGGCATGCGCAACGACGTCCTCGACGAGCAACTGTTGTGGACCATCCACCTGCCGCGCATCGAAACCGCCCGCCGCAGCCGCGCGCAGGCCGATGTCGCGATGGAGGACGGCCGCTATGCGCTCGGCTGGCGCAACCACGTCTATCGCGGCCACCGGCTGGTCGGCCATCGCGGCGCGGTAAGCGGCTATCGCTCGCTCATCCTGTTCGATCCGGCGCTACGCACCGGCATCGCGATGCTGTGGAACTCGCAGAGCCCCAAGCCCCCCGGCCTGCCCCTCGAGCTGTTCGACATGGTCTACAAGCTGCCGCGCCACGACTGGATGGACCTGGCGGGGTAG
- the rplI gene encoding 50S ribosomal protein L9, which yields MDVILLERVEKLGQIGDVVTVKNGFARNFLLPRNKALRANAANKKVFEANRAQIEADNAKRRETAVADSKDIDGKTLTLIRQASNTGQLYGSVAARDLAELLAADGVKVLRSQIVLDRPIKAIGLHEVKIALHAEVSVTIKVNVARSPEEAEMQAQGVDVMASMFERDAAGFTEDYDPNAEPGEIVVDEPEEA from the coding sequence ATGGACGTGATCCTGCTCGAGCGCGTCGAGAAGCTGGGCCAGATCGGTGACGTCGTCACCGTGAAGAACGGCTTCGCGCGCAATTTCCTCCTCCCCCGCAACAAGGCGCTGCGCGCCAACGCCGCGAACAAGAAGGTGTTCGAGGCCAACCGCGCGCAGATCGAAGCCGACAACGCCAAGCGTCGCGAGACCGCCGTTGCCGATTCGAAGGATATCGACGGCAAGACCCTGACGCTCATCCGTCAGGCGTCGAACACCGGCCAGCTTTATGGTTCGGTCGCCGCGCGTGACCTGGCCGAGCTGCTTGCCGCCGATGGCGTCAAGGTGCTCCGCAGCCAGATCGTGCTCGATCGCCCGATCAAGGCGATCGGCCTGCACGAAGTGAAGATCGCCCTCCACGCCGAAGTGTCGGTGACCATCAAGGTCAACGTCGCACGCTCGCCGGAAGAGGCCGAGATGCAGGCGCAGGGCGTCGACGTGATGGCTTCCATGTTCGAGCGTGACGCCGCCGGCTTCACCGAGGACTATGATCCCAACGCCGAGCCCGGCGAGATCGTCGTGGACGAGCCCGAAGAGGCCTGA